One window of Candidatus Acidulodesulfobacterium ferriphilum genomic DNA carries:
- a CDS encoding addiction module toxin, HicA family, with protein MPKSLNLSGEDVINKLSKLGFFRDRQRGSHVVLKKHTDNGDIGCVVPLHKEIAKGTLHSILKQAKITWEEFISI; from the coding sequence ATGCCTAAGTCGTTAAATTTATCCGGCGAAGATGTCATAAATAAACTTTCAAAACTTGGATTTTTTAGAGACCGCCAGCGTGGAAGCCACGTCGTATTAAAAAAACATACCGATAACGGTGATATAGGTTGCGTCGTTCCATTACATAAAGAAATAGCCAAAGGCACATTGCATAGTATTTTAAAGCAGGCAAAGATTACTTGGGAAGAATTTATAAGTATATAG
- a CDS encoding type II toxin-antitoxin system HicB family antitoxin, whose amino-acid sequence MPKYEIIIYWSEEDGSFIAEVPELHGFIADGKTYEEAVKNIHVIIDEWIETAKEFGREIPLPKGRLMYA is encoded by the coding sequence ATGCCTAAATACGAAATAATAATATACTGGAGCGAAGAAGACGGCAGTTTTATCGCCGAGGTTCCCGAACTGCACGGATTCATAGCGGACGGCAAGACTTACGAAGAAGCCGTTAAAAATATCCATGTAATTATTGACGAATGGATAGAAACCGCCAAAGAATTCGGCAGAGAAATACCTCTTCCGAAGGGCAGGCTGATGTATGCTTAA
- a CDS encoding XRE family transcriptional regulator, whose protein sequence is MGLKELRQSIGFSQTSLAKELGISKTAISYIETGRRRPPLGIALRLIIFFGSKGIKLTIDDIYQSSR, encoded by the coding sequence GTGGGCTTGAAAGAATTAAGGCAGAGTATCGGATTCTCACAGACTTCACTGGCAAAAGAACTCGGTATAAGCAAAACGGCTATATCTTACATCGAAACAGGCAGGCGAAGACCACCCCTCGGTATAGCCTTAAGGCTTATTATTTTTTTTGGCAGCAAGGGCATAAAACTGACCATAGATGATATTTATCAATCATCCAGGTGA
- a CDS encoding type II toxin-antitoxin system HicB family antitoxin, producing the protein MFTKVFTAVIHKEGNIYVADCPEVSTVSQGYSIEEAVANLKEATELYLEEFPLSEEISKPLTTTFEVAVNA; encoded by the coding sequence ATGTTTACAAAAGTTTTTACGGCAGTTATACACAAAGAAGGTAATATTTATGTTGCCGATTGTCCGGAAGTTTCTACTGTAAGTCAGGGCTATTCGATAGAAGAAGCCGTTGCAAATCTCAAAGAAGCAACAGAATTATATCTTGAAGAATTTCCGCTTTCGGAAGAAATATCAAAGCCGTTAACTACTACTTTTGAGGTTGCGGTTAATGCCTAA
- a CDS encoding XRE family transcriptional regulator, which produces MKIRKNKNKLVKSVGLKIKERRKQLGLSQLELANEIETTSGYISMIEREVRFPDTRLLIKLADVLKVPVSYFFGDNSDNIYEKYNALPAADKKKIMELIDMLYNESYFHKVASEADSNHFPLNSIKRARFMWQKACDYALDNGERFTVLGFNGILESNDAIDKYIRKEIEEETLWNEFTGFISKWRSKIQKDAGKINKNKK; this is translated from the coding sequence ATGAAAATTCGCAAAAATAAAAATAAATTAGTAAAATCTGTCGGGCTTAAAATAAAGGAAAGAAGAAAACAATTAGGGTTAAGCCAGCTTGAACTTGCTAACGAGATAGAAACAACCTCGGGATATATTTCTATGATTGAACGGGAGGTTAGATTCCCTGATACCCGGTTATTAATTAAACTTGCGGATGTTTTAAAAGTTCCGGTATCATATTTTTTCGGCGATAATTCGGATAATATTTACGAAAAATATAATGCTTTGCCTGCCGCGGACAAAAAGAAAATTATGGAACTAATAGACATGCTTTATAACGAGAGCTATTTCCATAAAGTCGCCTCCGAAGCCGATTCTAACCATTTCCCGCTAAACTCGATCAAAAGAGCCAGATTTATGTGGCAAAAAGCATGCGATTATGCTCTCGATAACGGGGAAAGATTTACTGTCTTGGGCTTTAACGGCATTTTAGAATCAAACGATGCAATCGATAAATATATAAGGAAAGAAATTGAAGAGGAAACCCTCTGGAATGAGTTCACAGGCTTCATTTCCAAATGGCGCAGTAAAATACAAAAAGACGCCGGAAAAATTAACAAAAATAAAAAATAA
- a CDS encoding ImmA/IrrE family metallo-endopeptidase, producing MSSQASFPNGAVKYKKTPEKLTKIKNKNKTIMNLTKIINGLEIRIKGFNKIRMLPEDLLKTAEDAGIITVIDETIPYSKSFVLNKHRYIYYNPDKEENIFTLFLGHELGHFLLDHHNLNPLYQSPFSLFHETELEREANVIAFLFWYPTIFIERKLKKYGRLEANMFFNEFQIESIKTELLTHLINTRLKIYEDYCSLNKYLK from the coding sequence ATGAGTTCACAGGCTTCATTTCCAAATGGCGCAGTAAAATACAAAAAGACGCCGGAAAAATTAACAAAAATAAAAAATAAAAATAAAACAATTATGAACTTAACTAAAATCATTAATGGTCTTGAGATTAGAATTAAAGGTTTCAATAAAATAAGAATGCTGCCCGAAGATTTACTCAAAACTGCCGAGGATGCAGGTATAATTACCGTAATCGACGAAACTATTCCCTACTCGAAGAGTTTTGTTTTAAACAAACACAGGTATATTTATTATAACCCCGACAAGGAAGAAAATATTTTCACCCTGTTTTTAGGGCACGAGTTGGGACATTTCCTGCTGGACCACCATAATTTGAATCCGCTTTATCAATCCCCATTTTCATTATTTCATGAAACGGAACTTGAAAGGGAAGCAAATGTGATAGCCTTTTTATTCTGGTATCCGACTATATTTATCGAAAGAAAACTGAAAAAATACGGAAGGCTTGAGGCAAACATGTTTTTTAACGAATTTCAGATAGAAAGCATAAAAACAGAGCTTCTAACGCACCTTATAAATACGAGGCTTAAAATTTATGAAGATTATTGCAGCTTAAATAAATACCTTAAATAA